One part of the Botrytis cinerea B05.10 chromosome 8, complete sequence genome encodes these proteins:
- the Bcdao10 gene encoding Bcdao10: protein MKTVSETLNDLSISVAPSKSNSAVSKCLPVSNPGDCFWQSEKHRLHDHRSTEDLPTHSDVVIVGAGYAGVSTAYHLVKEGGDSVKSITIIEARGACSGATGRNGGHLRPDLYGHIPTYVERGGPRAGAEIAEFEIAHVKEMKKLIEKENIDCDFSLCRTVDVWCNEEMAKKAKAVYDQMVKNDFEYMDDVIFYTGKEVEGICGVKGAKACASYTAGSMWPYKFILGLLEIILPTGKVNLQTNTPVTSITSAANGGFTVGTSRGNTHASKIIYANNAYISALLPEYDQNIVPCKGICCRITVPEGKTAPLLNNTYINRTEDNTLSYLIPRADGSIIVGGAAAKFKSHKDQWYNNVDDSVLIESAKNYYDNYMQETYNGWEDSGAKVDNIWTGVMGYSYDSNPHVGEVPGKPNQFVVAGFNGHGMPVIWLSGKAVAKMVSEDVPFEKTGVPRLFKTTQERIDRAKNGSEEQGDILGTGNQKATKQ, encoded by the exons ATGAAGACTGTTTCCGAAACCTTGAATGACCTCTCGATTTCGGTCGCGCCGTCGAAATCAAACTCAGCAGTGTCTAAGTGTCTACCTGTTTCTAACCCAGGAGATTGTTTCTGGCAATCTGAAAAGCATAGGTTGCATGATCACCGCTCTACAGAGGATCTCCCAACACACAGCGATGTAGTCATTGTCGGTGCGGGGTACGCTGGAGTTAGCACCGCATATCATCTTGTTAAGGAGGGCGGCGACTCGGTCAAATCAATCACTATTATAGAGGCACGAGGCGCATGTTCGGGTGCAACTGGTAGAAATGGAGGGCATTTAAGACCAGATTTGTATGGCCATATTCCAACTTACGTTGAGCGAGGAGGACCACGCGCAGGAGCTGAGATTGCCGAGTTTGAAATTGCTCATGTCAAGGAGATGAAAAAACTTATcgaaaaagagaatatagaTTGCGACTTTAGTCTCTGTCGGACAGTTGATGTGTGGTGCAATGAGGAGATGGCAAAGAAAGCCAAGGCAGTGTATGACCAGATGGTAAAGAACGATTTTGAGTACATGGATGATGTCATCTTCTATACAGGTAAAGAAGTTGAGGGC ATCTGTGGAGTCAAGGGTGCCAAGGCTTGTGCTTCATATACAGCTGGAAGTATGTGGCCTTACAAGTTTATTCTGGGGCTTCTCGAAATAATCCTGCCAACCGGAAAAGTTAACTTGCAGACAAACACGCCAGTAACTAGTATAACTAGTGCTGCCAATGGAGGCTTCACTGTCGGGACAAGCAGAGGAAATACGCATGCTAGCAAGATAATATATGCCAACAATGCATATATTTCTGCGCTTCTTCCTGAATACGATCAAAATATAGTTCCTTGCAAAGGTATCTGTTGCCGTATAACTGTACCTGAAGGCAAGACGGCACCACTTCTAAACAACACTTATATCAACCGAACAGAAGACAACACCCTTTCATATCTTATACCCAGAGCAGATGGCAGCATCATCGTCGGTGGTGCCGCAGCGAAATTCAAATCTCATAAAGATCAATGGTACAATAATGTTGATGACAGTGTTCTCATCGAGTCAGCAAAAAATTATTATGACAACTACATGCAGGAAACCTACAATGGCTGGGAGGACTCTGGTGCTAAAGTTGACAATATCTGGACTGGAGTTATGGGATATTCTTACGACTCAAACCCTCACGTTGGTGAGGTACCTGGAAAGCCCAATCAGTTTGTAGTTGCCGGGTTCAACGGTCATGGTATGCCAGTCATTTGGCTTTCGGGTAAAGCAGTTGCCAAGATGGTCTCAGAAGACGTACCGTTCGAGAAAACTGGTGTGCCACGATTATTCAAGACGACTCAGGAGAGGATAGATCGGGCCAAGAATGGAAGCGAAGAGCAAGGTGATATCCTTGGTACCGGAAATCAGAAAGCTACAAAGCAATGA